Proteins encoded within one genomic window of Actinoplanes octamycinicus:
- a CDS encoding acyl-CoA dehydrogenase → MTTLADAMRSLEEYLGDPADPGSRMPAVRALQLDEREEYPHEFLAALRTWGLQDWIIPVAHGGKAVHVEDGLHLIRAVARRDATAATAMSIACLSFMPIWIAGTHQQGQYHSDLLRAGGKIAWGLSERGHGSDVLANETRARKVDGGWVLDGEKWLIGNCSLADVVCVQARTDDRPGPGAYSIFAVEKRRITGGSWTDLPNEPLHGLRGLDMSGIRMDGCRVGDDALIGRVGQGLEITLKASQLVRININGLAMGCADTALRTTLDFAVEREIFGERVADIPYSRGQLVECFAELLIADAMAAGAVRALQVAPKQVSVWSSAAKYLLPTMLDRAVGQLAVVLGARHYLRTGPHALFQKMARDLPVANFADGNTVVNLKNIVAQLGQLLDTAATAGDERRAAAAVTARELFDLRPPAAAYEPWTQELNNRGIDDAVLALPESVAGLRDRGWTGPAKLGEQFLGELDRMRAELTALRAAWGRAAPRRPEAYELAKRYCVVLAAASCVHLFRFGREVIDPRLADPAVLHVCLARLWQVLHPTAPLAEPEAVEHTARALLTLHQEGRSFGFRAWPSRFWLSEGGRTS, encoded by the coding sequence ATGACCACACTGGCCGACGCGATGCGCAGCCTGGAGGAGTACCTCGGTGACCCGGCCGACCCGGGCAGCCGGATGCCCGCCGTCCGGGCGCTCCAGCTCGACGAGCGGGAGGAGTACCCGCACGAGTTCCTCGCCGCGCTGCGGACCTGGGGGCTGCAGGACTGGATCATCCCGGTCGCGCACGGCGGCAAGGCGGTGCACGTCGAGGACGGGCTCCACCTGATCCGCGCGGTGGCCCGCCGGGACGCCACGGCGGCGACCGCGATGTCGATCGCCTGCCTGAGCTTCATGCCGATCTGGATCGCCGGCACTCATCAGCAGGGGCAGTACCACAGCGACCTGCTGCGGGCCGGCGGGAAGATCGCCTGGGGCCTCTCCGAACGCGGGCACGGCAGCGACGTGCTGGCCAACGAGACCCGGGCCCGCAAGGTCGACGGCGGCTGGGTGCTGGACGGCGAGAAGTGGCTGATCGGCAACTGCTCGCTGGCCGACGTGGTGTGCGTGCAGGCGCGGACCGACGACCGGCCCGGCCCCGGCGCGTACTCGATCTTCGCGGTGGAGAAGCGGCGGATCACCGGCGGCTCCTGGACCGACCTGCCGAACGAGCCGCTGCACGGGCTGCGCGGGCTGGACATGAGCGGCATCCGGATGGACGGCTGCCGGGTCGGCGACGACGCGCTGATCGGCCGGGTCGGCCAGGGGCTGGAGATCACCCTCAAGGCCAGCCAGCTGGTCCGGATCAACATCAACGGGCTGGCCATGGGCTGCGCCGACACCGCGCTGCGGACCACCCTCGACTTCGCGGTCGAGCGGGAGATCTTCGGCGAGCGGGTGGCCGACATCCCGTACTCCCGGGGGCAGCTGGTCGAGTGCTTCGCCGAGCTGCTGATCGCCGATGCGATGGCGGCCGGCGCGGTCCGGGCCCTGCAGGTGGCCCCCAAGCAGGTCAGCGTCTGGTCGTCGGCGGCCAAGTACCTGCTGCCCACGATGCTGGACCGCGCGGTCGGCCAGCTCGCCGTGGTGCTCGGCGCCCGGCACTACCTGCGGACCGGGCCGCACGCGCTGTTCCAGAAGATGGCCCGGGACCTGCCGGTGGCGAACTTCGCCGACGGCAACACCGTGGTCAACCTGAAGAACATCGTGGCCCAGCTCGGGCAGCTGCTGGACACCGCGGCCACGGCCGGCGACGAGCGGCGGGCGGCGGCCGCGGTGACCGCCCGGGAGCTGTTCGACCTGCGGCCGCCGGCCGCGGCGTACGAGCCGTGGACGCAGGAGCTGAACAACCGCGGGATCGACGACGCGGTGCTGGCCCTGCCCGAGTCGGTGGCCGGGCTCCGGGACCGGGGCTGGACCGGGCCGGCCAAGCTCGGCGAGCAGTTCCTCGGCGAGCTGGACCGGATGCGGGCCGAGCTGACCGCGCTGCGGGCCGCCTGGGGCCGGGCCGCGCCGCGCCGGCCGGAGGCGTACGAGCTGGCGAAACGCTACTGCGTGGTGCTGGCCGCCGCCTCCTGCGTGCACCTGTTCCGCTTCGGCCGGGAGGTGATCGACCCGCGGCTGGCCGACCCGGCGGTGCTGCACGTCTGCCTGGCCCGGCTGTGGCAGGTGCTGCACCCGACCGCGCCGCTGGCCGAACCGGAGGCGGTGGAGCACACCGCGCGGGCGCTGCTGACCCTGCACCAGGAGGGCCGGTCGTTCGGGTTCCGGGCCTGGCCGTCGCGTTTCTGGCTCTCGGAGGGAGGACGGACGTCATGA
- a CDS encoding 4'-phosphopantetheinyl transferase family protein yields the protein MTTMWPVGVSAETEVAGLHGAADIWLLAESAVAGLATVLDAELLLTEEERRRRDRLVRPDSRLRFLGARMLTRYALSRYAGLPPDRWRFGAGPYGRPEIVGGNRWALDFNVSHTDGLIACVVSRYRRTGVDTERWPARPEAVRLAGKVLTAREQAHLGGLDEGARRRTFSGYWVLKEAYTKALGLGLQRRFDSFEVYDSPAGVPVLSDPTLGPGGGLWQLGLLDVPPAHLLGVAVRRGEAEPPIRLRIRDAGRELMLPGDPRITGPAIRAERLSGLTGLGIV from the coding sequence ATGACCACGATGTGGCCGGTCGGCGTGAGCGCCGAGACCGAGGTCGCCGGCCTGCACGGCGCGGCCGACATCTGGCTGCTGGCCGAGTCCGCGGTGGCCGGGCTCGCCACCGTGCTCGACGCCGAGCTGCTGCTGACCGAGGAGGAACGACGGCGCCGGGACCGGCTGGTGCGGCCGGACAGCCGGTTGCGGTTCCTCGGCGCCCGGATGCTGACCCGGTACGCCCTGTCCCGGTACGCCGGCCTGCCGCCGGACCGGTGGCGGTTCGGGGCCGGGCCGTACGGGCGGCCGGAGATCGTCGGCGGCAACCGGTGGGCGCTGGACTTCAACGTCAGCCACACCGACGGGCTGATCGCCTGCGTGGTGTCGCGCTACCGGCGGACCGGGGTGGACACCGAGCGGTGGCCGGCCCGGCCGGAGGCGGTCCGGCTGGCCGGCAAGGTGCTCACCGCCCGCGAGCAGGCCCATTTGGGCGGGCTCGACGAGGGCGCGCGGCGGCGGACGTTCAGCGGGTACTGGGTGCTCAAGGAGGCCTACACCAAGGCGCTCGGGCTCGGCCTGCAACGGCGCTTCGACAGTTTCGAGGTGTACGACTCGCCGGCCGGCGTGCCGGTGCTCAGCGACCCGACGCTGGGCCCGGGCGGCGGGCTCTGGCAGCTCGGCCTGCTCGACGTGCCGCCGGCGCACCTGCTCGGGGTGGCCGTCCGGCGCGGCGAGGCGGAGCCGCCGATCCGGCTGCGGATCCGCGACGCCGGCCGGGAGCTGATGCTTCCCGGCGACCCGCGGATCACCGGGCCGGCGATCCGCGCCGAGCGGCTGTCCGGGCTGACCGGCCTCGGGATCGTCTGA
- a CDS encoding class I SAM-dependent methyltransferase, with product MTTVLPPSNFLHDRPDLYDRVIPEAGDAALSRFARDMVLAHAPGRTVLDVGCGLGRELAALRAGGLAADGLDASPAMVAAARAASPGSRVWTGSMTGFELGQTFAAVLCLGSTFLYNHTVADIRATLAAFHRHLQPDGLLVLEMRNAAHFLTPEGQRLLRHERADDVPLDRGHLRYTTRLEIDPATQLLDRYYTWQPPTGPPVVEHLRHRLLFPQELAAHLDRAGFTVLDMFDDPAPALGRYAGPGPVSRTLTGRRLHVLARRTGAAS from the coding sequence GTGACGACCGTGCTGCCGCCCTCGAATTTCCTGCACGACCGGCCGGACCTCTACGACCGGGTGATCCCGGAAGCCGGCGATGCCGCGCTGTCCCGCTTCGCCCGGGACATGGTGCTCGCGCACGCGCCCGGCAGAACCGTTCTCGACGTCGGCTGCGGCCTGGGGCGGGAGCTGGCCGCGCTGCGCGCCGGCGGGCTGGCCGCCGACGGCCTGGACGCCTCCCCGGCCATGGTCGCGGCGGCCCGCGCGGCCAGCCCGGGCAGCCGGGTCTGGACCGGCTCGATGACCGGCTTCGAGCTCGGGCAGACCTTCGCCGCGGTGCTCTGCCTGGGCAGCACCTTCCTCTACAACCACACCGTCGCGGACATCCGCGCCACGCTGGCCGCGTTCCACCGGCACCTGCAGCCGGACGGCCTGCTGGTGCTGGAGATGCGCAACGCCGCCCACTTCCTGACCCCGGAGGGGCAGCGGTTGCTGCGCCACGAGCGGGCCGACGACGTGCCGCTGGACCGCGGGCACCTGCGCTACACCACCCGCCTGGAGATCGACCCGGCGACGCAGCTGCTGGACCGCTACTACACCTGGCAGCCGCCGACCGGCCCGCCGGTGGTCGAGCACCTGCGGCACCGGCTGCTCTTCCCCCAGGAGCTCGCCGCCCACCTGGACCGGGCCGGCTTCACCGTGCTGGACATGTTCGACGACCCGGCGCCCGCGCTCGGCCGCTACGCCGGTCCCGGCCCGGTCAGCCGCACGCTGACCGGCCGGCGGCTGCACGTGCTGGCCCGGCGGACCGGGGCGGCGTCGTGA
- a CDS encoding PLP-dependent cysteine synthase family protein, with protein sequence MIRAAEATVLDAIGATPLFGVRRITGPGDAELLLKWERTNPGGSVKDRPARHIVDVAERLGRLRPGGTIIESSSGNFGISLAMIGAARGYRVIILIDPKTTPANRRVLEAFGADIITVTEQDDTGSYHKTRIALANDLARRIPGSFRPDQCFSLLNSHAHYLRTGAELLAGCEGRLDALVGAVSTGGQLGGLSRYLRRHSPVTRIVGADATGSTVFGGTSRAYLVPGVGLGWTPANLDLDLIDAAYQVSSADTFYACRALARSEGVLAGASSGAVLLAGLREAERLGPGARVVCLLADGGDRYLDTVYDDGWLAAHDIVLDEVNVAGLRRRAGRLHPIGEERPLTPTVVAGLEQRLRVPSSTHQLNDLVQRDWAAETLAETS encoded by the coding sequence GTGATCCGCGCCGCGGAGGCCACCGTCCTGGACGCGATCGGCGCCACCCCGCTCTTCGGGGTCCGCCGGATCACCGGGCCGGGCGACGCCGAGCTGCTGCTCAAATGGGAGCGGACCAACCCCGGCGGGAGCGTCAAGGACCGCCCGGCCCGGCACATCGTGGACGTGGCCGAGCGGCTCGGCCGGCTGCGCCCGGGCGGCACCATCATCGAGTCGTCCAGCGGCAACTTCGGCATCTCGCTGGCGATGATCGGCGCGGCCCGCGGCTACCGGGTGATCATCCTGATCGACCCGAAGACCACGCCGGCCAACCGCCGGGTCCTCGAGGCGTTCGGCGCGGACATCATCACGGTGACCGAGCAGGACGACACCGGCAGCTACCACAAGACCCGGATCGCGCTCGCCAACGACCTGGCCCGGCGGATCCCCGGGTCGTTCCGCCCGGACCAGTGCTTCAGCCTGCTCAACAGCCACGCGCACTACCTGCGTACCGGCGCGGAGCTGCTGGCCGGGTGCGAGGGACGGCTGGATGCGCTGGTCGGCGCGGTGAGCACCGGCGGGCAGCTCGGCGGCCTGTCCCGCTACCTGCGCCGGCACTCCCCGGTCACCCGGATCGTCGGCGCGGACGCGACCGGCTCCACGGTGTTCGGCGGGACGTCGCGGGCCTACCTGGTGCCCGGCGTCGGGCTGGGCTGGACCCCGGCCAACCTGGACCTGGACCTGATCGACGCGGCCTACCAGGTGTCGTCGGCCGACACGTTCTACGCCTGCCGGGCACTGGCCCGCAGCGAGGGGGTGCTGGCCGGGGCGTCCAGCGGCGCGGTGCTGCTGGCCGGGCTGCGCGAGGCGGAACGGCTGGGGCCGGGCGCCCGGGTGGTGTGCCTGCTGGCCGACGGCGGCGACCGCTACCTGGACACCGTCTACGACGACGGCTGGCTGGCCGCCCACGACATCGTCCTCGACGAGGTGAACGTCGCCGGGCTGCGCCGGCGGGCCGGGCGGCTGCACCCGATCGGCGAGGAGCGGCCGCTCACCCCGACCGTGGTGGCCGGGCTGGAGCAGCGGCTGCGGGTGCCGTCCAGCACCCACCAGCTGAACGACCTGGTCCAGCGGGACTGGGCCGCCGAGACGCTGGCGGAGACGTCATGA
- a CDS encoding ATP-grasp domain-containing protein, with protein sequence MTGFDGALLILVESNGTYGRMLAQRALRGGAQVRLLTRDPRWYGYLAEDGYPALPVNTLDPAAVLDVVAGLRAAHPGPVAVTAGYEPSLATAATVARRLGLPGPDPDAVARAAGKDRMRVALAAAGVRTPRFRIATDAAQVRAAVADLGAPVVVKPVSSGGSVGVRWCPDAATAAAHAGTLLGALDERGAVMPHRVLVEEYLTGREYSVELFDGVAYGVTGKHVTAPPVFIETGHDFPVRQPAAAALAERAARALGVTWGPAHLEVKVDDTGPAIIETNPRLAGGGLTELVEWCTDHDLYGATLARLLGRDGPGAPPARRAGAIRSAVAPHPQRVTRIDAATARHLPRVRQVTVHARPGDRCGGFGDARDRLVTVAAVAPGAAAAAVAAQRGLVAVRVTTTSPEALLPT encoded by the coding sequence ATGACCGGCTTCGACGGCGCCCTGCTCATCCTCGTCGAGAGCAACGGGACGTACGGCCGGATGCTCGCCCAGCGCGCGCTGCGCGGCGGCGCCCAGGTCCGGCTGCTCACCCGCGACCCGCGGTGGTACGGCTACCTGGCCGAGGACGGCTACCCGGCGCTGCCGGTGAACACCCTCGACCCGGCGGCCGTGCTGGACGTGGTGGCCGGGCTGCGGGCGGCCCACCCGGGACCGGTCGCGGTCACCGCCGGGTACGAGCCCAGCCTGGCCACCGCCGCCACCGTGGCCCGGCGGCTCGGCCTGCCCGGCCCGGACCCGGACGCGGTGGCCCGGGCGGCCGGCAAGGACCGGATGCGGGTGGCGCTGGCCGCCGCCGGGGTACGCACGCCGCGGTTCCGGATCGCCACCGACGCCGCGCAGGTGCGTGCCGCGGTGGCCGACCTGGGCGCCCCGGTGGTGGTCAAGCCGGTCAGCAGCGGCGGCAGCGTCGGCGTCCGCTGGTGCCCGGACGCCGCGACCGCGGCGGCCCACGCCGGCACGCTGCTCGGCGCCCTGGACGAGCGGGGCGCGGTGATGCCGCACCGGGTGCTGGTGGAGGAATACCTCACCGGGCGGGAGTACTCGGTGGAGCTGTTCGACGGGGTGGCGTACGGCGTCACCGGCAAGCACGTCACCGCGCCGCCGGTGTTCATCGAGACCGGCCACGACTTCCCGGTACGCCAGCCGGCCGCCGCGGCGCTGGCCGAACGGGCCGCCCGGGCGCTCGGCGTGACCTGGGGCCCGGCGCACCTCGAGGTCAAGGTCGACGACACCGGCCCGGCGATCATCGAGACGAACCCGCGGCTGGCCGGCGGCGGGCTCACCGAGCTGGTCGAGTGGTGCACCGACCACGACCTGTACGGCGCCACCCTGGCCCGGCTGCTCGGCCGGGACGGGCCCGGCGCGCCGCCGGCCCGCCGGGCCGGCGCGATCCGCTCGGCGGTCGCCCCGCATCCGCAGCGGGTGACGCGGATCGACGCGGCGACCGCCCGCCACCTGCCCCGGGTCCGGCAGGTCACCGTGCACGCCCGGCCCGGCGACCGGTGCGGCGGGTTCGGCGACGCCCGGGACCGGCTGGTCACCGTGGCCGCCGTCGCGCCGGGCGCGGCCGCGGCCGCGGTGGCCGCCCAGCGTGGGCTGGTCGCGGTCCGCGTCACCACCACCTCTCCCGAAGCCCTTCTCCCCACCTGA
- a CDS encoding ATP-grasp domain-containing protein: MAKILLLGSGRDVYREYLLASVAADHDVVLVQDGPVTWQRRHLTAAHHVAPDDPQAILRVARDESVDGVLTWMESWVESAAAVSTALRLPGHPVLSARASRDKHRMRQVWAAAGVPSARSILVTDEAQAGRAAAEIGYPVVVKPRALAASVGVTLARSPAELRRAYAVAAGAGLDRFENAVPGVLVEEYLDGPEISVESVVVRGGRVRPVAVTEKRTGLPPGFEELGHLVSGARRAEQLASVRRVVEAAHDALGLCEGTTHAELRLTDRGPRLVELAARLGGDLIPRLVGLATGIDLGAAAAAAALGEDPLLTATRRDSAGIVFRYPDRAGEVARLDPVPVLPGVVEAAWTAPVGTRVALPPDGFIGRLGYAIAVAGDDATCRERLDRAHAALVPVLAGQPELAGAGSR; the protein is encoded by the coding sequence ATGGCCAAGATTCTCCTGCTCGGAAGCGGGCGCGACGTCTACCGCGAGTACCTGCTGGCCTCGGTGGCCGCCGACCACGACGTGGTGCTGGTCCAGGACGGCCCGGTGACCTGGCAGCGCCGCCACCTGACCGCGGCGCACCACGTCGCCCCCGACGACCCGCAGGCGATCCTGCGGGTGGCCCGGGACGAGTCCGTCGACGGGGTGCTGACCTGGATGGAGTCGTGGGTGGAGAGCGCCGCGGCGGTGAGCACCGCGCTGCGCCTGCCCGGGCATCCGGTGCTCTCCGCCCGGGCCAGCCGGGACAAGCACCGGATGCGCCAGGTGTGGGCGGCGGCCGGGGTGCCGTCGGCCCGATCGATCCTGGTCACCGACGAGGCACAGGCCGGGCGGGCGGCCGCCGAGATCGGTTACCCGGTGGTGGTCAAGCCGCGGGCGCTGGCCGCCAGCGTCGGCGTGACGCTGGCCCGGTCACCGGCCGAGCTGCGGCGGGCGTACGCGGTCGCGGCCGGCGCCGGCCTGGACCGGTTCGAGAACGCGGTGCCCGGCGTGCTGGTCGAGGAGTACCTGGACGGCCCGGAGATCAGCGTGGAGTCGGTGGTGGTCCGGGGCGGCCGGGTACGCCCGGTCGCGGTGACCGAGAAGCGCACCGGACTACCGCCCGGCTTCGAGGAGCTGGGCCATCTGGTGTCCGGGGCACGGCGGGCCGAGCAGCTGGCCTCGGTGCGGCGGGTGGTCGAGGCGGCGCACGACGCGCTCGGGCTGTGCGAGGGCACCACCCACGCCGAGCTGCGGCTCACCGACCGGGGCCCGCGGCTGGTCGAGCTGGCCGCCCGGCTCGGCGGCGACCTGATCCCCCGGCTGGTCGGGCTGGCCACCGGCATCGACCTGGGCGCGGCCGCGGCGGCCGCGGCGCTGGGCGAGGACCCGCTGCTGACCGCCACCCGGCGGGACAGCGCCGGGATCGTCTTCCGCTACCCGGACCGGGCCGGCGAGGTGGCCCGGCTGGACCCGGTGCCGGTGCTGCCCGGCGTGGTGGAGGCGGCCTGGACCGCGCCGGTCGGCACCCGGGTGGCGCTGCCGCCGGACGGGTTCATCGGCCGGCTCGGGTACGCGATCGCGGTGGCCGGCGACGACGCCACCTGCCGCGAGCGGCTGGACCGGGCGCACGCCGCGCTGGTCCCGGTGCTCGCCGGGCAGCCGGAACTGGCCGGGGCGGGCTCCCGGTGA
- a CDS encoding ATP-grasp domain-containing protein, with protein MSRPLVVVVGLNRRLLAALDRAGRYDVVLIEEPAVSRAKQAPAAVAGHPAVLRLITAGYQQSDEFLRDPAVRALRPVAVVPGQEYAVEAAAALAETCRLPGAGVAAAGVLRDKLRLRSVTTAAGLRAPAWQEIHAAADVAGFAARHPRLVLKPANRQASVGVQLLEPGADLDRAWRRCRAADEPDQLADRPMRWRYLAEERLAGAEYSVESLVAAGRVRFANVTAKHLVPGAYPVEIGHDVPAAVPAAVRAELLAQAERLIGAVGFGTGILHSEWKLTEAGGEPRATLVECAGRTPGDSIVPLIGHAYGFDPYLALVDLLAGVDPEPPRQPVRGAAIRFLAARPGRLLAVSGVPAAARVPGVTDVAVLAEAGARFTGVTSSWDRVAQVIAVADDTAAAARAADRAIAELQMIVDDTAGVPAGAEARHG; from the coding sequence GTGAGCCGCCCGCTGGTGGTCGTGGTCGGCTTGAACCGGCGGCTGCTGGCCGCCCTGGACCGGGCCGGGCGGTACGACGTCGTGCTGATCGAGGAGCCGGCGGTCAGCCGGGCGAAGCAGGCCCCGGCCGCGGTCGCCGGGCATCCCGCGGTGCTCCGCCTGATCACCGCCGGTTACCAGCAGTCGGACGAGTTCCTGCGCGACCCGGCGGTGCGGGCGCTGCGGCCGGTCGCGGTGGTGCCCGGGCAGGAGTACGCGGTCGAGGCGGCCGCCGCGCTGGCCGAGACGTGCCGGCTGCCCGGCGCCGGGGTCGCCGCGGCCGGGGTGCTGCGGGACAAGCTGCGGCTCCGGTCGGTCACCACGGCGGCCGGCCTGCGCGCCCCGGCCTGGCAGGAGATCCACGCCGCGGCGGACGTCGCCGGGTTCGCCGCCCGGCACCCCCGGCTGGTGCTGAAGCCGGCCAACCGGCAGGCCAGCGTCGGTGTGCAGCTGCTGGAGCCGGGTGCCGACCTGGACCGGGCGTGGCGGCGCTGCCGGGCGGCGGACGAGCCGGACCAGCTCGCCGACCGGCCGATGCGCTGGCGCTACCTGGCCGAGGAGCGGCTGGCCGGCGCCGAGTACAGCGTGGAGAGCCTGGTCGCGGCGGGCCGGGTGCGGTTCGCCAACGTGACCGCCAAGCACCTGGTGCCCGGGGCGTACCCGGTGGAGATCGGGCACGACGTGCCGGCCGCGGTGCCCGCGGCGGTGCGGGCCGAGCTGCTGGCCCAGGCCGAGCGGCTGATCGGGGCGGTCGGCTTCGGCACCGGGATCCTGCACTCGGAGTGGAAGCTCACCGAGGCCGGTGGCGAGCCGCGGGCGACGCTGGTGGAGTGCGCCGGGCGGACCCCGGGGGACAGCATCGTGCCGCTGATCGGGCACGCGTACGGCTTCGATCCGTACCTCGCCCTGGTCGACCTGCTCGCCGGCGTCGACCCGGAGCCGCCGCGGCAGCCGGTGCGCGGCGCGGCGATCCGCTTCCTCGCCGCCCGCCCCGGGCGCCTGCTGGCGGTCTCCGGGGTGCCGGCGGCGGCCCGGGTACCCGGGGTCACCGACGTCGCCGTGCTGGCCGAGGCGGGCGCCCGGTTCACCGGCGTGACCAGCTCGTGGGACCGGGTGGCCCAGGTGATCGCGGTGGCCGACGACACGGCCGCGGCGGCCCGGGCGGCCGACCGGGCGATCGCCGAGCTGCAGATGATCGTCGACGACACCGCCGGGGTGCCGGCCGGCGCGGAGGCGCGCCATGGCTGA